One stretch of Pseudomonas fluorescens Q2-87 DNA includes these proteins:
- a CDS encoding sigma-54-dependent Fis family transcriptional regulator: protein MAAPAPALSHEAIIQASWSRCRAFGLSHQSVPSFDQLPADGVAQLLESQHSLVQTTHQEVLPYYENILSNSNCLIMLADNQGQVLTSWGTQRFIEPRLAHGFSAGASWMERSTGTNAIGTALACEQAVHIEHDEHFLKANRFMTGSAAPIFDAERKVIAVLDVSSDSYLPPSHTLGMVKMMSQTVENRLILNLFRGEHFQLTFNTGLNNLDSQWAGLLVFDESGQVLSANRRADNLLGLSLSRVSIESLFKVSLLELLNQPDGLPFALQASGNNRFQCLLRRPSQVSIKARIFTETPPSPAPANNAISLNTLHLGDSRVEKAVRQAERLLEKDIPLLIHGETGVGKEVFVKALHQASSRCKQAFIAVNCAAIPAELVESELFGYEKGAFTGANQKGSIGLIRKADRGTLFLDEIGDMPLPTQARLLRVLQERCVQPVGSAELFPVDIRIISATNRSLREQVQLGRFREDLYYRIGGLTLELPPLRERSDKQALFKRLWEHHREPTQWAGLSREVLDLFERHPWPGNLRQVSSVLQVALAMAEEQPIRPEHLPDDFFVDLEMEPMETPEPLAVDLNDAEDLNRQLQAVGGNISHLARRLGVSRNTLYKRLRQLES, encoded by the coding sequence ATGGCCGCACCTGCTCCAGCCTTGTCCCACGAGGCCATCATCCAGGCTTCCTGGTCCCGCTGCCGCGCCTTTGGCCTGAGCCATCAGAGCGTGCCTTCATTTGACCAGTTGCCCGCCGACGGCGTCGCCCAGTTGCTGGAAAGCCAGCATTCATTGGTGCAGACCACCCACCAGGAAGTCTTGCCGTATTACGAAAACATCCTGAGCAATTCCAACTGCCTGATCATGCTCGCCGACAACCAGGGCCAGGTGCTGACCTCCTGGGGCACCCAGCGCTTCATCGAACCGCGACTGGCCCACGGCTTCAGCGCCGGGGCGAGCTGGATGGAACGCAGCACGGGCACCAACGCCATCGGCACTGCGCTGGCTTGTGAACAGGCGGTGCACATCGAACACGATGAACATTTCCTCAAGGCCAACCGTTTCATGACCGGCTCTGCGGCGCCGATCTTCGATGCCGAGCGCAAGGTCATCGCGGTGCTGGACGTCTCCAGCGACAGCTACCTGCCGCCGTCCCACACCCTGGGCATGGTCAAGATGATGAGCCAGACCGTGGAGAATCGGCTGATCCTCAACCTGTTTCGCGGTGAACATTTCCAACTGACCTTCAACACCGGATTGAACAACCTCGACAGTCAGTGGGCCGGCCTGCTGGTCTTCGATGAGAGTGGCCAAGTACTTTCCGCCAACCGCCGGGCGGACAACCTGCTGGGCCTTAGCCTGTCGCGGGTCAGCATCGAAAGCCTGTTCAAGGTTTCGCTACTGGAACTGTTGAACCAACCCGACGGCCTGCCGTTTGCCCTGCAAGCGTCCGGAAATAATCGTTTCCAGTGTTTGCTCCGGCGTCCGAGCCAAGTGTCGATCAAGGCGCGGATTTTCACCGAAACACCGCCCTCACCTGCCCCGGCGAATAATGCTATCAGCCTCAACACGCTGCACTTGGGTGACAGCCGCGTGGAAAAAGCCGTACGCCAGGCCGAGCGTTTGCTGGAAAAAGACATCCCGCTGCTGATCCACGGCGAGACCGGCGTCGGCAAGGAAGTCTTCGTCAAAGCCCTGCACCAGGCCAGTTCCCGCTGTAAACAGGCTTTCATCGCGGTCAACTGCGCGGCAATCCCCGCCGAGCTGGTGGAATCGGAACTGTTCGGTTACGAAAAAGGCGCCTTCACCGGCGCCAACCAAAAGGGCAGCATCGGCCTGATCCGCAAGGCGGACCGTGGCACGCTGTTTCTCGACGAGATCGGCGACATGCCCCTGCCCACCCAGGCCCGATTGCTGCGGGTGTTGCAGGAACGTTGCGTGCAACCGGTGGGCAGCGCCGAGCTGTTCCCGGTGGACATCCGCATCATCTCCGCCACTAACCGCTCGCTGCGCGAACAGGTGCAACTGGGCCGGTTTCGCGAAGACCTGTACTACCGCATCGGCGGCCTGACCCTGGAACTGCCACCGCTGCGCGAACGCAGCGACAAACAGGCCCTGTTCAAACGCCTCTGGGAACACCATCGCGAACCGACCCAGTGGGCCGGCCTGAGCCGCGAAGTGCTGGACCTGTTCGAACGCCATCCGTGGCCGGGCAACCTGCGCCAGGTCAGTAGCGTGCTGCAAGTGGCGCTGGCGATGGCCGAGGAACAGCCGATCCGCCCGGAACACCTGCCCGACGACTTCTTTGTCGACCTGGAAATGGAACCGATGGAAACACCCGAGCCGCTGGCGGTGGACCTGAACGACGCCGAGGACCTCAACCGTCAGTTGCAAGCAGTGGGCGGGAACATTTCGCACCTGGCGCGACGGCTGGGAGTCAGCCGCAATACGCTGTACAAACGCCTGCGGCAACTGGAAAGCTGA
- a CDS encoding ABC transporter ATP-binding protein has product MSLKLEHICRTVEGQTWIDDANLSFEPGSFNVLLGRTLSGKTSLMRLMAGLDKPDSGRILMNGVDVTNRPVRLRNVSMVYQQFINYPTMTVFENIASPLRQAGVSDEVIQSKVLETARMLRIEKFLKRHPLELSGGQQQRTAMARALVKDAELILFDEPLVNLDYKLREELRQEMRELFQARHTIAVYATTEPNEALALGGTTTILHEGRVIQSGKSSSVYHQPQTVLAAELFSEPPINLMPGRIAGNEVSFANFVHFPLNVDLRPVGEGEFRFGVRPSHISLVPSNDDDLELAVTVEVAEISGSETFLHVRNEHFLLVLHLPGVHEYDVDAPIRIYIPTHKLFVFDAQGKLVQAPGLRIARVA; this is encoded by the coding sequence ATGTCATTAAAGCTTGAGCACATCTGTCGCACCGTCGAAGGCCAGACCTGGATCGACGATGCCAATCTGAGTTTCGAACCCGGATCCTTCAACGTCCTGTTGGGCCGCACCCTGTCCGGCAAGACCAGCCTCATGCGGCTGATGGCCGGACTGGACAAGCCCGACAGCGGCCGCATCCTGATGAACGGCGTCGATGTCACCAACCGCCCGGTGCGGTTGCGCAATGTGTCGATGGTTTATCAGCAGTTCATCAACTACCCGACCATGACCGTTTTCGAAAACATTGCCTCGCCACTGCGCCAGGCCGGTGTGTCCGACGAGGTGATCCAGAGCAAGGTGCTGGAAACCGCCCGGATGCTGCGGATCGAGAAATTCCTCAAGCGTCATCCATTGGAATTGTCCGGCGGCCAGCAGCAACGCACGGCCATGGCCCGGGCCCTGGTCAAGGATGCCGAACTGATCCTGTTCGACGAGCCGCTAGTGAACCTGGACTACAAGCTGCGCGAAGAACTGCGCCAGGAAATGCGCGAGCTGTTCCAGGCCCGCCACACCATTGCCGTGTACGCCACCACCGAGCCCAACGAGGCCTTGGCTTTGGGCGGTACGACCACGATTCTTCACGAAGGCCGAGTGATCCAGAGCGGCAAGTCGTCCTCGGTGTATCACCAGCCGCAAACCGTGCTGGCCGCCGAGCTGTTTTCCGAGCCGCCGATCAACCTCATGCCGGGGCGCATTGCCGGCAATGAAGTGAGCTTCGCCAATTTCGTGCACTTCCCTCTCAACGTCGATTTGCGTCCGGTGGGCGAGGGTGAGTTCCGCTTTGGTGTGCGTCCCAGTCATATCTCGCTGGTGCCGAGCAACGACGACGACCTCGAACTGGCGGTGACCGTCGAAGTGGCCGAGATCAGCGGTTCGGAGACGTTCCTGCACGTGCGCAACGAGCATTTCCTGTTGGTGCTGCATTTGCCCGGGGTGCATGAGTACGACGTGGACGCGCCGATTCGCATCTACATTCCGACTCACAAACTGTTTGTCTTCGATGCCCAAGGCAAGCTGGTCCAGGCCCCGGGCCTGCGTATTGCGAGGGTTGCCTGA
- a CDS encoding ABC transporter ATP-binding protein, whose protein sequence is MAEIRLQNLAHSYTSTPAGPEDYAIREMNHIWEQGGAYALLGPSGCGKSTLLNIISGLLSPSEGQVMFDSKVVNELTPERRNIAQVFQFPVVYDTMTVFDNLAFPLRNQGMAEARIHTKVQEIAEVLDLQNLLDKKARNLTADEKQKVSMGRGLVRDDVSAILFDEPLTVIDPHLKWKLRRKLKQIHEQFNITMVYVTHDQLEASTFADKIAVMYGGQIVQFGTPRDLFERPSHTFVGYFIGSPGMNLIEVTAQPGGVGFASTHLPLSDSLLRRVAEAEGKSLKVGIRPEFVHVWDGPYDDALRADVVHVEDLGTYKILTLNLDGAPLKVRLAEDKPVPEGTAYISFPAQWLMVYADEYLLEPLSEVQP, encoded by the coding sequence ATGGCCGAAATACGTTTGCAGAACCTTGCCCACAGCTACACCAGCACCCCGGCGGGCCCTGAGGATTACGCGATTCGCGAGATGAACCACATCTGGGAACAGGGCGGCGCCTATGCGTTGCTCGGGCCTTCGGGCTGCGGCAAATCCACCTTGCTCAATATCATTTCCGGACTGCTCAGCCCTTCCGAAGGGCAGGTGATGTTCGACAGCAAAGTGGTCAACGAGCTGACCCCGGAGCGGCGCAACATCGCACAGGTGTTCCAGTTCCCGGTGGTCTACGACACCATGACGGTGTTCGATAACCTGGCATTTCCACTGCGCAACCAGGGCATGGCCGAGGCCAGGATTCACACCAAGGTGCAGGAAATCGCCGAGGTCCTCGACCTGCAGAATTTGCTGGATAAAAAAGCCCGCAACCTCACCGCCGATGAAAAACAGAAAGTTTCCATGGGCCGTGGGCTGGTGCGCGACGACGTGTCGGCGATCCTCTTCGATGAACCGCTGACGGTGATCGACCCGCACCTGAAATGGAAACTGCGGCGCAAGCTCAAGCAGATCCACGAGCAGTTCAACATCACCATGGTCTACGTCACCCACGACCAGTTGGAGGCCTCCACCTTCGCCGACAAAATTGCGGTGATGTACGGCGGCCAGATCGTGCAGTTCGGTACGCCGCGGGATCTGTTCGAGCGCCCGAGCCACACCTTTGTCGGCTATTTCATCGGCAGTCCGGGCATGAACCTGATCGAGGTCACCGCGCAACCCGGTGGCGTCGGCTTCGCCTCGACTCACTTGCCGCTGTCCGACAGCCTGCTGCGACGCGTCGCCGAAGCCGAAGGCAAAAGCCTGAAGGTCGGCATTCGTCCGGAGTTCGTCCATGTCTGGGACGGCCCCTACGACGACGCGTTGCGCGCCGATGTTGTCCACGTCGAAGACTTGGGCACCTACAAGATCCTGACCCTCAACCTCGACGGCGCACCGCTGAAGGTACGCCTGGCCGAAGACAAGCCGGTGCCCGAAGGCACTGCGTACATCAGCTTTCCGGCTCAATGGCTGATGGTTTATGCCGATGAATACTTGCTGGAACCGTTGAGCGAGGTACAGCCATGA
- a CDS encoding carbohydrate ABC transporter permease, whose translation MNKVQNNKAWWLVLPVFLLVAFSAVIPMMTVVNYSVQDIFDQSSRYFVGADWYKQVLLDPRLHDSLLRQFIYSACVLLIEIPLGIAIALTMPTKGKWSSLVLIILAIPLLIPWNVVGTIWQIFGRADIGLLGSTLNGLGINYNYAANTMDAWVTVLVMDVWHWTSLVALLCYSGLRAIPDVYYQAARIDRASSWAVFRHIQLPKMKSVLLIAVMLRFMDSFMIYTEPFVLTGGGPGNATTFLSQTLTQMAIGQFDLGPAAAFSLVYFLIILLVSWLFYTAMTHSDANR comes from the coding sequence ATGAATAAGGTGCAGAACAACAAGGCCTGGTGGCTGGTGCTGCCGGTGTTCCTGCTGGTGGCCTTCAGCGCCGTGATCCCGATGATGACCGTGGTCAACTATTCGGTGCAGGACATCTTCGATCAGTCCAGCCGTTATTTCGTCGGCGCCGACTGGTACAAACAGGTGCTGCTTGACCCACGCTTGCACGATTCTCTGTTGCGCCAGTTCATCTACTCGGCGTGCGTGTTGCTGATCGAGATTCCCCTGGGTATCGCCATCGCCCTGACCATGCCGACCAAGGGCAAATGGTCGTCGCTGGTGCTGATCATCCTCGCCATCCCACTGCTGATTCCGTGGAACGTGGTGGGCACCATCTGGCAGATTTTCGGTCGCGCCGACATCGGGCTGCTGGGCTCTACGCTTAATGGCCTGGGCATTAACTACAACTATGCGGCCAACACCATGGACGCCTGGGTCACCGTGTTGGTGATGGACGTATGGCACTGGACTTCACTGGTGGCGCTGCTGTGCTATTCAGGGCTGCGGGCGATTCCGGATGTCTACTATCAAGCGGCGCGGATCGACCGGGCGTCCAGCTGGGCGGTGTTCCGTCACATCCAGTTGCCGAAGATGAAAAGCGTGCTGTTGATCGCCGTGATGCTGCGCTTCATGGACAGCTTCATGATCTACACCGAGCCGTTCGTGCTGACCGGCGGCGGGCCGGGCAACGCCACCACGTTCCTCAGCCAGACCCTGACGCAGATGGCCATCGGTCAATTCGACCTGGGTCCGGCGGCGGCGTTTTCCCTGGTCTACTTCCTGATCATTCTGTTGGTGTCATGGCTGTTCTACACCGCCATGACGCACTCCGACGCCAACCGTTGA
- a CDS encoding carbohydrate ABC transporter permease gives MSKRKLIPLLIYILFLLVPIYWLLNMSFKSNTEILGSLTLWPADFTFHNYKVIFTDPSWYTGYLNSLYYVSLNTVISLGVALPAAYAFSRYRFLGDKHLFFWLLTNRMAPPAVFLLPFFQLYSSIGLFDTHIAVALAHCLFNVPLAVWILEGFMSGVPKEIDETAYIDGYSFPKFFVKIFVPLIGSGIGVTAFFCFMFSWVELLLARTLTSVNAKPIAAVMTRTVSASGIDWGVLAAAGVLTILPGMLVIWFVRNHVAKGFALGRV, from the coding sequence ATGAGCAAGAGAAAGCTGATTCCGCTGCTGATCTACATTCTGTTCCTGCTGGTGCCTATCTACTGGCTGCTGAACATGTCGTTCAAGAGCAACACCGAAATCCTCGGCAGCCTGACGCTGTGGCCGGCGGATTTTACCTTCCACAACTACAAGGTGATCTTCACGGACCCGAGCTGGTACACCGGGTATTTGAACTCGCTGTATTACGTGAGCCTGAACACGGTGATTTCCCTGGGCGTGGCGCTGCCGGCGGCCTATGCGTTTTCCCGCTACCGGTTCCTCGGCGACAAGCACCTGTTCTTCTGGCTGTTGACCAACCGCATGGCGCCACCGGCGGTGTTCCTGCTGCCGTTCTTCCAGCTGTATTCGTCCATCGGCCTGTTCGATACCCATATCGCCGTGGCGTTGGCCCACTGTCTGTTCAACGTGCCGTTGGCGGTGTGGATCCTGGAAGGCTTCATGTCCGGGGTGCCGAAAGAAATTGACGAGACCGCCTACATTGACGGCTACAGTTTCCCCAAGTTCTTCGTGAAGATCTTCGTTCCGTTGATTGGCTCGGGCATCGGTGTCACAGCGTTTTTCTGCTTCATGTTCTCCTGGGTCGAGTTGTTGCTCGCCCGCACGCTCACCTCGGTGAATGCCAAACCGATCGCGGCGGTCATGACCCGTACCGTGTCGGCGTCGGGTATTGATTGGGGGGTGCTGGCGGCGGCGGGGGTGTTGACCATTCTGCCGGGCATGCTGGTGATCTGGTTCGTTCGCAACCACGTGGCCAAGGGCTTTGCCCTGGGCCGGGTCTGA
- a CDS encoding DUF2160 domain-containing protein, whose product MEWMNWTAPTAAFFGVIALLLAGMTTWELRSPSIPRRGFLPIVTTRGDRLFIGLLGSAYLHLLVIGATDWSIWIAFALSLVWLLAVMRWG is encoded by the coding sequence ATGGAATGGATGAACTGGACCGCCCCTACGGCGGCATTCTTCGGGGTCATTGCCTTGTTGCTGGCGGGCATGACCACTTGGGAGTTGCGTTCGCCGAGCATCCCTCGGCGGGGTTTCTTGCCGATTGTCACCACCCGTGGCGATCGGTTGTTTATCGGTCTTCTCGGTAGCGCCTACCTGCACCTGTTGGTGATCGGCGCTACCGACTGGAGCATCTGGATAGCGTTCGCGTTGTCCCTGGTGTGGCTGTTGGCAGTGATGCGGTGGGGCTAG
- a CDS encoding extracellular solute-binding protein — protein sequence MFDKNNKLRHSVSLAAVLALSGLSAAAWADAYEDAAKKWIGSEFKPSTLTAEQQLEELKWFIKAAEPFRGMKINVVSETLTTHEYESKVLAKAFAEITGIQINHDLLQEGDVVEKLQTQMQSDKNIYDGWVNDSDLIGTHFRYGKTEAITDLMANEGKAYTSPTLDLKDFIGTSFTTAPDGKLYQLPDQQFANLYWFRADWFERADLKAKFKEKYGYELGVPVNWSAYEDIAKFFSEDVKEIDGKRVYGHMDYGKKDPSLGWRFTDAWFSMAGGGDKGLPNGLPVDEWGIRVEDCHPVGSSVTRGGDTNGPAAVFATTKYVDWLKKYAPPEAAGMTFSESGPVPAQGNIAQQIFWYTAFTADMTKPGLPVVNADGTPKWRMAPSPRGPYWEQGMKLGYQDVGSWTFMKSTPEKQKLAAWLYAQFVTSKTVSLKKTIVGLTPIRESDINSQAMTDLAPKLGGLVEFYRSPARVQWTPTGTNVPDYPRLAQLWWSHIAEAASGEKTPQQALDGLAKDQDAIMTRLERSKAQATCAPKMNPERDAQYWFDQPGAPKPKLANEKPKGETVSYAELLKSWEAARK from the coding sequence ATGTTCGATAAAAACAATAAGCTGCGACATAGCGTTTCATTGGCAGCCGTGCTGGCACTCAGCGGGCTGAGTGCTGCGGCCTGGGCCGACGCTTATGAAGACGCCGCTAAAAAATGGATTGGTAGTGAATTCAAGCCGTCGACCCTGACAGCCGAGCAACAACTCGAAGAACTGAAGTGGTTCATCAAGGCCGCCGAGCCGTTTCGTGGCATGAAGATCAACGTGGTGTCGGAGACCCTCACCACCCACGAGTACGAATCCAAAGTGTTGGCCAAGGCCTTCGCCGAGATCACCGGCATCCAGATCAACCACGACTTGCTGCAGGAAGGCGATGTGGTTGAGAAACTGCAAACCCAGATGCAGTCCGACAAGAACATCTATGACGGCTGGGTCAACGACTCGGACCTGATCGGTACGCACTTCCGCTACGGCAAGACCGAAGCGATCACCGACCTGATGGCCAACGAGGGCAAGGCCTACACCTCGCCAACCCTGGACCTGAAGGACTTCATCGGCACATCGTTCACCACCGCGCCGGACGGCAAGCTCTATCAACTGCCCGACCAACAATTCGCCAACCTGTACTGGTTCCGTGCGGACTGGTTCGAGCGCGCGGACCTGAAAGCCAAGTTCAAGGAAAAATACGGCTACGAGCTGGGTGTACCGGTGAACTGGTCGGCCTATGAAGACATCGCCAAGTTCTTCTCCGAAGACGTCAAGGAGATCGATGGCAAGCGCGTCTACGGCCACATGGACTACGGCAAGAAAGACCCGTCCCTGGGCTGGCGCTTCACCGATGCCTGGTTCTCCATGGCCGGTGGCGGCGACAAGGGCCTGCCTAACGGTTTGCCGGTGGACGAGTGGGGCATTCGCGTCGAAGACTGCCATCCGGTCGGCTCCAGCGTCACCCGTGGCGGCGACACCAACGGCCCAGCGGCTGTGTTCGCCACCACCAAATACGTGGACTGGCTGAAGAAATACGCGCCACCGGAAGCGGCGGGCATGACCTTCTCCGAATCCGGACCGGTGCCGGCCCAGGGCAACATCGCCCAGCAGATTTTCTGGTACACCGCCTTCACCGCCGACATGACCAAACCGGGCCTGCCGGTGGTGAACGCCGACGGCACGCCGAAATGGCGCATGGCACCTTCGCCACGCGGCCCATACTGGGAACAGGGCATGAAGCTGGGGTATCAGGACGTGGGTTCGTGGACGTTCATGAAGTCCACGCCTGAGAAACAGAAACTCGCGGCCTGGCTGTATGCGCAGTTCGTGACCTCGAAAACCGTGTCGCTGAAGAAAACCATCGTCGGCCTGACGCCGATTCGTGAGTCGGACATCAACTCCCAGGCGATGACCGACCTGGCGCCGAAACTCGGTGGCCTGGTGGAGTTCTACCGCAGCCCGGCCCGTGTGCAATGGACCCCGACCGGGACCAACGTGCCGGACTATCCACGCTTGGCGCAACTGTGGTGGAGCCACATCGCCGAAGCGGCCAGCGGCGAGAAGACCCCGCAACAGGCCCTCGACGGCTTGGCCAAGGACCAGGACGCAATCATGACCCGCCTGGAACGCTCCAAGGCCCAGGCCACCTGCGCCCCGAAAATGAACCCCGAGCGCGACGCGCAATACTGGTTCGATCAACCGGGCGCACCGAAGCCGAAACTGGCGAACGAGAAGCCTAAAGGCGAAACCGTAAGCTACGCCGAACTGCTGAAATCCTGGGAGGCGGCCCGCAAGTAA
- a CDS encoding alpha/beta hydrolase, which yields MLLPLLSRLRRRWLASLCMALLVVGLPVGCSVLQHKERELVFRIEPGTATWFSGLPTGLQEFDLKPKRFKAGENIHGWWWPAERKNAPAILYLHGVRWNLTGQLFRIEQLRALGFSVLAIDYRGFGKSHGDLPSEASVYEDARIAWERLEALQPDPALRLIYGHSLGGAVAVDLAAELGQKAAKNGSVVPVRGLIIESTFTSLGDVATAMADTSLPVRWLLSQKFDSIDKIHEINMPLLIVHGAADRYVPPRFSEQLFNAAKEPKRLLLVPGATHNNSMSLAGRTYRQALDALMKPAPTPVAGRAQPSSAKPG from the coding sequence ATGCTTTTACCTTTGCTCTCTCGCCTGCGCCGGCGTTGGCTGGCGTCACTGTGCATGGCCTTGCTGGTGGTCGGGCTGCCGGTGGGCTGCAGTGTGTTGCAGCACAAGGAGCGGGAGCTGGTCTTTCGCATCGAGCCGGGGACGGCGACCTGGTTCAGTGGCTTGCCAACTGGCTTGCAGGAATTCGATCTCAAGCCCAAGCGTTTCAAGGCTGGAGAAAACATCCACGGCTGGTGGTGGCCGGCCGAACGCAAGAACGCGCCAGCGATCCTGTACTTGCATGGCGTGCGCTGGAACCTGACCGGCCAATTGTTCCGTATCGAGCAGTTGCGGGCCCTGGGGTTTTCGGTGCTGGCCATCGATTACCGTGGCTTCGGTAAAAGCCATGGCGACTTGCCGTCGGAAGCCAGCGTTTATGAAGACGCACGGATCGCCTGGGAGCGCCTTGAAGCGCTGCAACCGGACCCGGCCTTGCGGCTGATCTACGGCCATTCCCTGGGCGGCGCAGTGGCCGTGGACCTCGCTGCGGAACTCGGCCAGAAGGCTGCGAAAAACGGCAGCGTCGTGCCGGTGCGGGGGCTGATCATCGAATCGACGTTCACCTCGCTGGGTGACGTCGCCACCGCCATGGCGGACACCTCCCTGCCGGTACGCTGGTTGCTGTCGCAGAAATTCGACTCGATCGACAAAATCCACGAAATCAATATGCCGCTGTTGATCGTCCATGGCGCCGCCGATCGCTACGTCCCGCCGCGCTTCAGCGAACAACTGTTCAACGCCGCCAAGGAACCCAAGCGCCTGCTGCTGGTGCCCGGCGCCACCCACAACAACAGCATGAGCCTGGCGGGCCGAACCTACCGGCAGGCACTCGACGCCCTGATGAAACCGGCCCCAACACCCGTCGCCGGACGCGCCCAGCCAAGCTCCGCCAAGCCCGGCTAA
- a CDS encoding ChbG/HpnK family deacetylase, whose product MPRQVIVNADDFGLTDSENALVLRAFEAGVISSATAMANMPGFEQACELARQPLLDGRIGLHFNLSYGSPLSQAITSRPAFCNPNGEFDLNLSRYCLRLGSKDLAAVEEELQAQWQHCLDHGLRPSHLDSHQHVHNIWPIGEVVARFAARQGVPMRLARNLGANLNLRKRIFKTLLNRRMRSLCGATADYVCTPADLHHAAPPRLGSLEVIVHPLQLDGDFGDASLLPGDSLTLVLQKRLAGVPMVAYGAAVQIMALAEYWDIH is encoded by the coding sequence ATGCCTCGCCAAGTGATCGTCAACGCTGACGACTTCGGCCTTACCGACAGCGAAAACGCCCTTGTCTTGCGGGCCTTCGAGGCAGGCGTGATCAGTTCCGCCACGGCCATGGCCAACATGCCGGGTTTCGAGCAGGCTTGTGAACTGGCGCGCCAACCACTGCTCGACGGGCGTATCGGCTTGCACTTCAACCTCAGTTATGGCTCGCCGCTGAGCCAGGCGATCACTTCGCGGCCTGCGTTCTGCAACCCCAACGGCGAATTCGACCTGAACCTGTCCCGTTACTGCCTGCGCCTCGGTTCGAAGGACCTTGCCGCCGTGGAAGAAGAACTCCAGGCCCAATGGCAGCATTGCCTGGACCATGGCCTGCGTCCCAGCCACCTCGACTCCCACCAACACGTGCACAACATTTGGCCCATCGGGGAAGTAGTGGCGCGCTTCGCCGCCCGGCAAGGCGTGCCCATGCGGCTGGCGCGCAACCTCGGGGCAAACCTGAACCTGCGCAAACGCATCTTCAAGACCCTGCTCAACCGCCGCATGCGCAGCCTGTGCGGCGCGACAGCCGACTACGTCTGCACGCCTGCCGACCTGCACCACGCCGCGCCGCCGCGCCTAGGTTCGCTGGAGGTCATCGTCCATCCGCTGCAACTGGACGGGGATTTTGGCGACGCCAGCCTGCTTCCGGGGGACTCACTGACCCTCGTGCTGCAAAAGCGCCTGGCGGGTGTGCCGATGGTGGCTTATGGCGCCGCGGTGCAGATCATGGCGTTGGCTGAGTATTGGGATATCCATTGA
- a CDS encoding GNAT family N-acetyltransferase → MAIRFQWCRSLGAADFPVSAYEQLRTQVADATPFNTLAWLQAAEFALLPEQQLRVLLGWRDQTLCLCLPLISGLERIGGLGFRVLHHLGFPMADRIALLARLDAEGMGQALMQIRQHLPHALLQLNEVIEPVGEQSVLSAWMALSSTGERRLSCRVPVHLISDSDHQEISGDPRYKLRRARKRIAACGAQIRRITPDAISMGQLLRALADVEDASWKGEEGVGIFATPIRRQWMTHAFTALAAQGLVRVVTLELNGECISYRLGLLDQGRLYDYNLAFLPQHADLGSGRVLLEEWIRWGLDENWRWIDASRVSLENSSHQLHERMTGQLEHWRWSFYSWQLDGLLLGFALRLWKSLKPWVGRRRAKKNETTASSLIQKQENKDASPSDRQR, encoded by the coding sequence ATGGCGATCCGGTTCCAATGGTGTCGCTCGCTGGGTGCGGCGGACTTTCCTGTATCAGCTTATGAACAGCTGCGAACCCAGGTGGCCGACGCAACGCCGTTCAACACCCTGGCCTGGCTGCAAGCGGCGGAGTTCGCCCTGTTGCCCGAGCAGCAATTGCGTGTGCTGCTCGGCTGGCGGGACCAGACTTTGTGTCTTTGCCTGCCCCTGATATCGGGACTCGAACGTATCGGCGGGCTGGGGTTTCGGGTGCTGCATCACTTGGGTTTTCCAATGGCCGATCGCATCGCTCTGCTGGCACGCCTGGACGCCGAAGGCATGGGCCAGGCGCTGATGCAGATCCGCCAACACTTGCCTCACGCATTACTGCAATTGAATGAAGTGATCGAGCCGGTCGGTGAGCAAAGCGTCCTCAGCGCCTGGATGGCGCTGAGTTCCACCGGAGAGCGGCGACTCAGTTGCCGGGTGCCGGTGCACCTGATCAGCGACAGCGACCATCAGGAGATCTCTGGCGATCCACGCTACAAGCTGCGTCGAGCACGCAAGCGAATCGCTGCGTGTGGTGCACAGATCCGCCGGATAACGCCAGACGCCATCAGCATGGGGCAATTGTTGCGCGCCCTGGCCGATGTCGAGGACGCCAGCTGGAAAGGTGAGGAAGGTGTCGGCATCTTCGCCACCCCCATTCGCCGGCAATGGATGACCCACGCCTTCACCGCCCTCGCTGCCCAAGGGCTGGTGCGGGTGGTGACGCTGGAGCTGAACGGCGAATGCATCAGCTATCGCCTGGGCCTGCTGGACCAAGGCCGATTGTACGACTACAACCTGGCATTCTTGCCGCAGCACGCGGACCTGGGCAGTGGCCGGGTATTGCTCGAAGAGTGGATTCGCTGGGGCCTGGACGAAAACTGGCGGTGGATCGATGCGTCACGGGTCAGCCTTGAAAACTCCAGCCACCAACTGCATGAACGCATGACCGGACAACTGGAGCACTGGCGCTGGAGCTTCTACTCCTGGCAGCTCGACGGCCTGCTCCTGGGGTTCGCCTTACGGCTATGGAAGAGCCTGAAGCCGTGGGTCGGCAGGCGCCGGGCCAAAAAAAACGAGACGACGGCATCGTCCTTGATCCAAAAACAGGAGAACAAAGATGCCTCGCCAAGTGATCGTCAACGCTGA